TGGGGTGAAGTCGTAACAAGGTAACTGTACCGGAAGGTGCGGTTGGATCACCTCCTTTCTATGTCACGTCACGTTCACCAGTAACAATGCATGCGACTTTACTGCCGCGCACCGAAGAAATTTGGTGCGCGGTAGTTTTTTATTGTCTTTTTTTATTGTCATGGAATTTAAAGTCCAAAAAAAAACAGGACGCCGAAGCGCCCCATCTGTTTTTACTGATTGAAGCTCAGTTCTTGCTGCTGCCCTCAAAGGTCTGCTTAAATTTCTGGAGGTCTTCAGCGATCTGCTGGCTCGGCTCTTCACCGAACAGCTTGGCGACTGCTGCACCCAGCGGGCCAGCCGGGGGACGGTAGCTGAGGGCCACATGCACGCGGGTTGAGGTGCCGCCGGGCATCGATTCGAACTGCACGCTGCCTGCATTGTCGACGGTCGCGCCGGGCAGACTGTGCCAGCCGATGCGCTCACCGGGCTTGTCGTTCACGATTTCGGCTTCCCATTCGACGTGGCTGCCCAGCGGTGCCTTGGCGACCCAGCGGCTGCGGCGGTCATCAAGGACCGTCACACTCTCCAGATGGCTCATGATCTGAGGCAGATTTTCGAGCTTGCGCCAGTAGTCGTAGACCTGCTGGGCCGGGCGATCAATCACCACGCTGTGTTCGACGAAGATGGGCTTGCTGGATGTGGCACCGCCGCCGGTTGCCTGCATGACCGGATCGTTACCGGTGGCCGCGCGGTAGACCAGGTAGCCGCCCGCTGCCGCCATCAGCAGACCGAGAAAACCGCGTTTGCGAGCGCCGAGCAGGGCCAACACGCCACCTGCCGCACCCGAAATGATGCGCTGTTGCTGATTGACATTCGTGTCCATAGTTCCTCCGTGTTGAACGTTCCTCTGTACTGAACATTCTGTTGTGCTGACACCACTGTGCTGGAATCAGACCCAGCGTACCGCGACTCTACTGCCTGGCGGCTGATGCTGCCGGAACAATAAAAGAAATAAAAATAAGCAACCGGC
Above is a window of Deinococcus ruber DNA encoding:
- a CDS encoding SRPBCC family protein, with amino-acid sequence MDTNVNQQQRIISGAAGGVLALLGARKRGFLGLLMAAAGGYLVYRAATGNDPVMQATGGGATSSKPIFVEHSVVIDRPAQQVYDYWRKLENLPQIMSHLESVTVLDDRRSRWVAKAPLGSHVEWEAEIVNDKPGERIGWHSLPGATVDNAGSVQFESMPGGTSTRVHVALSYRPPAGPLGAAVAKLFGEEPSQQIAEDLQKFKQTFEGSSKN